The genomic stretch TTTCACCCCTTCTGGCGGTCCAGGAAGCAAAGCCCCCTCGTCCTGATGCGTGAGGTGATCTAGCCTCCCCCGCGACAAGGGGAAGGACACACTCATGGGTCATCGCATCGCCATCATCGGCGCGGGCGCTGTCGGCTGCTATGCCGGCGCCTACATGGCTCAAGCCGGCGAGGATGTGACCTTCGTGGACATGTGGCCCGAGCATGTCGAGGCGATGCGCCAGAGCGGGCTGCGCATCACCCATATCCGCGACGTGCCCGAATTCACCACGCCCGTGACGGCCATCCACCTCACGGAATTGCAGGCCGTGGCGCGCCAGCCCTTCGACATCGCCTTCATCTGCGTGAAGTCCTACGACACCGCCTGGGCCACGATGATGATCCAGCAATACCTGGCGCCCGGCGGGTTTGTCGTCTCCCTGCAGAACTGCATGAATGAGGAAACCATCGCCGGCATCGTCGGCTGGGGCCGCACACTGGGCGCCATCGCCAGCTCCATCACGGTCGAGCTGAGTGAGCCCGGCCATGTGCGCCGCGCCTCCGGCAAGGGCGGCGCCGCCCATACCGTCTATCGCGTGGGCGAGGTGCATGGCCGTATCACCGACCGCGCCACGGAAGTCGGTCGGCTGACCGCGCTCTCGGACAGCACCACCGTGACCAGCAACCTCTGGGGTGAGCGCTGGTCCAAGCTCGTCACCAACGGCATGGGCAATGGGATGTCCGCCTGCACCGGCCTCATCAGCAAGGATATCCTGCTGAATGACACGCTGCGCCACTTCACCGCGCGCCTGGGTGCCGAGGCGATCCGCGTCGGCCAGGCCCTGGGCTACACGCTGGAGGAGATCCTGCATTTCGACCCCGAGATCATCGCCCGCGCCGGCGAAGGCGATGCCGAGGCGGCGCGCCTCTATGACGCCCAGCGCATCGCCGAGGCGCAAAAGGGCGGCGGCGCGCATCGGCCCTCCATGGGGCAGGACATGGTGAAGGGCCGCCGCACCGAGATCGAGTTCATCAACGGCTTCATCGTGGAAAAGGCGGCGCCGCTCGGCATCCCCACCCCCGCCAACGCCGCCCTCACCGAGATCGTCAAGCGCGTAGAGCGCGGGGAACTGCAGCCCGACCCGAAACACATTTTGGAGTTGCGCCTGAATTGACGCCTGGGGTCTGGGGCCTTTCGGCCCCAGCCGCCGGAGGCCATTTTCTCTTCAATCCACCGAAACCCGCGCCGCCCGGGCAATCGCCTGCCAGCGTGCCGCACTGGCCTGGATGAAGGCCTCATTCTCCGCGAAGGGCAGCGCCATCGGTTCCACGAAGGCGGTGCGCAGCCGCTCATGCGTTTGCGGCGCATTGCGCGCCCGCTCCAGCGCCTCGGCCAGGCGCGCCACCACGGGCGCTGGCGTGCGCCGCGGCACGCCGAGGTTGAACCAGATGCCGAGGTCATAGCCCGCGAGCCCCGCCTCCTGCATCGTCGGCACATCGGGCAGGGCGCTGGCGCGTGTGGTTGTCGTCACCGCCAAGGGGCGCAGCGAACCCGCGCGGATCTGCGCCGTCGAGGTCGCGGTGGTGTCGAAGCCGAAATCCACCTCCCGCGCCAACATGGCGGCCACCAGCGGAGAGGAGCCGCGATAGGGCACATGCGTCGCCTCGATGCCCGTCATGCTCAGGAACAGTGCCGCCGAGAGATGCGAGGAGGAACCATTGCCGACGGAGCCGAAAATCAGCGGGCGCGCCTTCGCCTCCGCGATGAAGGCGGCCATGTTCGTCGCCTGCACGCGGCCCGGAATGACGGAGAGGATGTTCGCCACCTCGCCGATCATGCCGAGGCTCGTGAAATCGCGCACCGCATCCACGCCGGAACTTGCATAGAGAATGGGGTTCACGCCAAACAGCGCCGTGGTGCCGAAGAGGATGGTCAGACCATCGGGCTCCGCCTGGGCGGCCGCCACCGTGCCGATATTGCCGCCGGCACCCGCGCGATTCTCGATCAGGACGGGCTGGCCCAATTCGCGCGAGAGCGGCTCGGCGATGATCCGGCCCACAATGTCGTTCACGCCGCCGGGCGGATAGGTGACGATGATGCGCAAGGGCCGCGTGGGCTGCCAGGGCTGCGCCCGCAGCGCGGGTGCGGCAAGCAACGTGCCGAGCCCGGCCAGCGCCAGGCGCCGTGTGGTATTCGTCATCTTCGTTCTCCCTGATGGCCAGCCCCTTATGTCCGGGGCCGTGCCAAGATTTTGCCGCGAGGCTGATCACCTTTGGTGCTTCCACCAGAGGTGATTGGCCCCGCGCGCGCCTGCTACCGGGCGCGCTCGATGCAGAACCGAACGACATCGGCCAGCGCGGCGCGGGCCTCGTCCTTCGGGAAAATCTCCAGCGCCGTCAGTGCCGCATTGCCATAGAGCTCCGCGCGCTCGATCGTGCGTTCAATGCCGCCATGCTTGGCCAGAAGGCGCTGCGCCTCGACGAAATCCTCGTCATTCTGCTCGCCCGCTTCGAGGGTGCGGCGCCAGAATTCCTGCTCGGCCGCGTCACCGGCATGGAAGGCGGTCAGCACCGGCAGCGTGATCTTGCCCTCGCGGAAATCATCGCCGACCGTCTTGCCCAGCCGCGCCTGCTCGGCCGAGTAATCCAGCGCGTCATCCACCAGCTGGAAAGCGATGCCGAGATTGCTGCCATAGGAGTCCAGCGCCTCGGCCTCGGCCAGCGGGCGGTCGGCCACCACGGCGCCGAGCCGGGTCGCGGCCGCGAAAAGTGCGGCCGTCTTGCCCTGGATCACCTCCAGATACTGCGCCTCGGTGCTGCCCAGGTCATTTTGCGTGATGAGCTGCAACACCTCGCCCTCGGCGATGGTGGCCGAAGCGCCCGCCAGGATACGCAGCACTTCGAGGCTCTTATCCTCGATCATCAGTTGGAAGGCCCGCGCAAAGAGGAAATCCCCCACCAGCACCGAGGCCTTGTTGCCGAACAGCGCATTCGCACTCGCCTGGCCGCGCCGCAGCGCGCTCTCATCCACCACATCGTCATGCAGCAGCGTCGCGGTGTGGATGAACTCCACGCAGGCGGCCAGGGCCACATGCCGCGCGCCGTCATAGCCACACAGGCGCGAGGCGGCGAGAGTCAGCAAGGGCCGCAGCCGCTTGCCGCCGGCCGCGATGATATGCGCCGCCAATTGCGGGATCAGCGCCACCGGGCTTTGCATCCGCTCGATGATCAGCGTGTTGCAGGCCTGGAGGTCCTGGGCGACCAGGCGATTCAGCCGCGCAAGCGCGTCCTCCCCGCGGTCGGCCCGCATGGCCCCATCATCCCTTGCCTGAACCGCACCCGCCACTCGCTGCATTCCCCGTTCCATATGCCCAGCCTTTTTGGCCTTAACTTGACCCCGGCCGGGGCTGTGCAGGATACCGAGAGGCCGAGATGGCGGCAAGGCAAGGGAAATCAAGGATTTCAGCCGATGGAAGTGGTGGCGGCCGATGCCGATCCGATCCGGATGCAGTTTCTGGCCTCGCTGCTGCGCGATGCCGGGATCGAGGCCGTACTGCTGGACCGCAACCTGGCCGGGCTGGGGCTGGCCATCTTTCCGCAGCGCCTGGCCGTCCGGGGCGAGGATGCGGCGCGCGCCCGGCGCCTGCTGAGCGAAGCCGGTGTCTAGGGAACTGACCGAGGACGGGCTGCTGGGCGGCCGGGTCCGGCTGATCCAGCCGCGCGAGGGTTTTCGCGCGGCGGTGGACCCCGTGCTGCTGGCCGCCTTCATCCCGGCCCGCGGAGGTGAGGCGGTGCTGGAACTGGGCTGCGGCACCGGTGCCGGCTTCCTCTGCCTGAATGCCCGGGTGCCCGGGCTCTTCATCACGGCGGTGGAGCGCGACGAGACCCTGGTCGAACTTGCCCAGCGCAATGCCGGGCTGAACCTGCTGCTGGCCGATATCCGCACGGCCGATGCGCGGGATTTGCGCCATACCGCCCCGGTCCATCACAGCTTCGCCAACCCGCCCTATTGGAGCGGCGGCACCCCTTCCCCCCTGCCGCAGCGCCGCCAGGCCGCGCATGAGGATGCGGCGCTGAGCGACTGGGTGCAGGCCATGGCACGGCCCCTGCGCCACAAGGGCAGCCTGACGCTGGTGCTGCCCGCGGCGCGCTTCGCCGAAGCGGCGGCCGCCCTGCGTGAGGCGAAATGCGGCGCCATCCGGCTGCTGCCGCTCTGGCCACGGGCGGGTGTCGCGGCCAAGCGAATCCTGATCCAGGGCCGGCGCGGCGGGCTGGGGCCGGATGAGGTGCTGCCCGGCCTCGTGCTGCATGAGGCGGATGGGAGCTACACGCCGGCCGCCCAAGCCGTGCTGCGGGACGCATCCGCATTGACATAGAAGGGCCATGACGGTGCATCATTCCACCCATAAACGGGAGAAGCACATGTCCGAGCGCCCCATGCCCGACACGACCGAGGTGCTGATCATCGGCGCCGGCTTTGCGGGAATGTATCTGCTGCACCGCATGCGCGGCCTTGGCATCGCCGCCCAGGTGCTGGAGGCGGGCGATGGCGTGGGCGGCACCTGGTACTGGAACCGCTATCCCGGCGCGCGCTGCGATGTGGAAAGCATGCAGTATTCCTACGCCTTCTCCGAGGAGTTGCAGCAGGAATGGGACTGGTCCGAGCGTTTCGCCGCCCAGCCGGAAATCCTGCGCTATGCCAATCATGTGGCGGATCGGCTGGATTTGCGGCGGGACATCGCCTTCAACAGCCGCGCCACGGCCGGAGATTTCGATGAGGCCAGCGAGAGCTGGCTGGTCACGACCGAGGCCGGGCGCCGGATCACCACGCGGCATCTGATCCTGGCGACGGGTTGCCTCTCCTCGGCGCGGCTGCCCGATATCCCGGGCATCGGCGATTTCGCGGGCCAGATCTACCACACCGGCCAATGGCCGCATGAGGGCGTGGATTTCAGTGGGCAGCGCGTGGCGGTGATCGGCACGGGTTCCTCGGCGATCCAGGCGATTCCGGTAATCGCGCGGGAGGCGGCGCATCTGACGGTGTTCCAGCGCACCCCCAATTTCAGCATCCCCTCCCGCAATGGCCCCATGACGGAGGATTACGCCCAAAGCTGGAAGCAGGATTACGCGGCCAGGCGCGCGGCGGCGCGGCAGATGCGCACGGGCATCCTCTACAACCTCAGCCGCACGCCCGCGATGGAGGTGAGCGAGGCCGAGCGCCGCGCCGAATATGAAGCGCGCTGGGCCGCGGGCGGCACAGCCTTCATGGCCGCCTTCGCGGATTTATTGACCAACAGGGCGGCCAATGACACGGCGGCCGAATTCGTCCGCGAGAAAATCCGCGGCCTGGTGAAGAAACCGGAGGTCGCCGAAATCCTGGTGCCAAAGAACCACCCCATCGGCACCAAGCGCATCTGCGTGGACACCGCCTATTACGAGACCTTCAACCTGCCGCATGTGAAGCTGGTGGATGTGCATCAATCGCCCATCACGCGCATCACCGCAGAAGGCGTGGAGGCTGGGGGCACCCGCCATGCCGTGGACAGCATCGTCTTCGCCACGGGCTTCGATGCGATGACGGGCACCATCCTGGCGATGGATCTGCGCGGGCGGGATGGTGTGTCGCTGCGCGATGTCTGGGCCGATGGGCCGCGCACCCATCTGGGCCTGATGGTGGCGGGCTTCCCGAATTTGTTCATGATCACGGGGCCTGGCAGCCCCTCCGTGCTGAGCAACATGATCGTCTCGATCGAGCAGCATGTGGATTGGGTGACCGACGCACTGGCGCATTTGCGCGCGCAAGGGCTGAGCACGATGGAAACCACGCTGCAGGCGCAGGAGGATTGGGTGGCGCATGTGAATGAAGTGGCGCATCGCACGCTCTATCCGCAGGCCAATAGCTGGTACATGGGCGCCAATATCCCCGGCAAGCCACAGCTTTTCATGCCCTATGTGGGTGGAGTGGGGACCTATCGGGAGATTTGCGACGAGATCGCGGCAGGTGGGTATCCGGGGTTTCGGCTGACAGCCCGGCGCCAGGCGGAGGCAGCGGAGTAGCGGGCCGCCAGGACCGCGCGGTCGCGGGGGCAGTGGTCGCTCACCCGCCATTGAACGGCACTATTCTCCTCATTCGGCAGGGCGTAGCCTTTTGCGTGCCGGCTCGCATGACAAAGCAGGGATGGCGGGCAAGTCCGGTTCTTGATGGAGCCACATGGCTGGGCAAAGCTTGAGGTGCTCCAATAGCATTCCTGTTCTGAAGCTCCATTGAGCAGTAATCTACCCTTGACTACTGACAGTGTCCGTCAAGTGACTTTTACGCGTCCGTAAAAGGGAAAATCCACGCTATGCGTATCGGTATTTATGGACGGCACCCCCTTTTGCATCCCGGTTTTAATAGCACCATGTCGTTCTACAATGCTGCGGGCTTCGCGAGATTGGGCTGCGATGTGGTTATCATTTATCCACCAGACAGCACCCGTCAGGCCACTG from Sediminicoccus sp. KRV36 encodes the following:
- a CDS encoding 2-dehydropantoate 2-reductase produces the protein MGHRIAIIGAGAVGCYAGAYMAQAGEDVTFVDMWPEHVEAMRQSGLRITHIRDVPEFTTPVTAIHLTELQAVARQPFDIAFICVKSYDTAWATMMIQQYLAPGGFVVSLQNCMNEETIAGIVGWGRTLGAIASSITVELSEPGHVRRASGKGGAAHTVYRVGEVHGRITDRATEVGRLTALSDSTTVTSNLWGERWSKLVTNGMGNGMSACTGLISKDILLNDTLRHFTARLGAEAIRVGQALGYTLEEILHFDPEIIARAGEGDAEAARLYDAQRIAEAQKGGGAHRPSMGQDMVKGRRTEIEFINGFIVEKAAPLGIPTPANAALTEIVKRVERGELQPDPKHILELRLN
- a CDS encoding tripartite tricarboxylate transporter substrate-binding protein, which translates into the protein MTNTTRRLALAGLGTLLAAPALRAQPWQPTRPLRIIVTYPPGGVNDIVGRIIAEPLSRELGQPVLIENRAGAGGNIGTVAAAQAEPDGLTILFGTTALFGVNPILYASSGVDAVRDFTSLGMIGEVANILSVIPGRVQATNMAAFIAEAKARPLIFGSVGNGSSSHLSAALFLSMTGIEATHVPYRGSSPLVAAMLAREVDFGFDTTATSTAQIRAGSLRPLAVTTTTRASALPDVPTMQEAGLAGYDLGIWFNLGVPRRTPAPVVARLAEALERARNAPQTHERLRTAFVEPMALPFAENEAFIQASAARWQAIARAARVSVD
- a CDS encoding polyprenyl synthetase family protein; translated protein: MRADRGEDALARLNRLVAQDLQACNTLIIERMQSPVALIPQLAAHIIAAGGKRLRPLLTLAASRLCGYDGARHVALAACVEFIHTATLLHDDVVDESALRRGQASANALFGNKASVLVGDFLFARAFQLMIEDKSLEVLRILAGASATIAEGEVLQLITQNDLGSTEAQYLEVIQGKTAALFAAATRLGAVVADRPLAEAEALDSYGSNLGIAFQLVDDALDYSAEQARLGKTVGDDFREGKITLPVLTAFHAGDAAEQEFWRRTLEAGEQNDEDFVEAQRLLAKHGGIERTIERAELYGNAALTALEIFPKDEARAALADVVRFCIERAR
- a CDS encoding DUF2007 domain-containing protein, with amino-acid sequence MEVVAADADPIRMQFLASLLRDAGIEAVLLDRNLAGLGLAIFPQRLAVRGEDAARARRLLSEAGV
- a CDS encoding methyltransferase, which produces MSRELTEDGLLGGRVRLIQPREGFRAAVDPVLLAAFIPARGGEAVLELGCGTGAGFLCLNARVPGLFITAVERDETLVELAQRNAGLNLLLADIRTADARDLRHTAPVHHSFANPPYWSGGTPSPLPQRRQAAHEDAALSDWVQAMARPLRHKGSLTLVLPAARFAEAAAALREAKCGAIRLLPLWPRAGVAAKRILIQGRRGGLGPDEVLPGLVLHEADGSYTPAAQAVLRDASALT
- a CDS encoding NAD(P)/FAD-dependent oxidoreductase → MSERPMPDTTEVLIIGAGFAGMYLLHRMRGLGIAAQVLEAGDGVGGTWYWNRYPGARCDVESMQYSYAFSEELQQEWDWSERFAAQPEILRYANHVADRLDLRRDIAFNSRATAGDFDEASESWLVTTEAGRRITTRHLILATGCLSSARLPDIPGIGDFAGQIYHTGQWPHEGVDFSGQRVAVIGTGSSAIQAIPVIAREAAHLTVFQRTPNFSIPSRNGPMTEDYAQSWKQDYAARRAAARQMRTGILYNLSRTPAMEVSEAERRAEYEARWAAGGTAFMAAFADLLTNRAANDTAAEFVREKIRGLVKKPEVAEILVPKNHPIGTKRICVDTAYYETFNLPHVKLVDVHQSPITRITAEGVEAGGTRHAVDSIVFATGFDAMTGTILAMDLRGRDGVSLRDVWADGPRTHLGLMVAGFPNLFMITGPGSPSVLSNMIVSIEQHVDWVTDALAHLRAQGLSTMETTLQAQEDWVAHVNEVAHRTLYPQANSWYMGANIPGKPQLFMPYVGGVGTYREICDEIAAGGYPGFRLTARRQAEAAE